AGTTGTTGAATTTTCAGTAATTTGAACATCATCAGCATAAATTGATTTAACAACGATAATTTTTTCTCTAGCTCGTGAAATAGCTACATTTAAAGCATTTTTTCCGCCTGCTCTTGCGACATAAGTTCCATATAACGATGTATTTTTATCATAAACTACTGACATAATAACAAGGTCAGCTTCATCACCTTGTATATTTTCAATATTTTTAAGTGAAATTTGTCCTGAATTAATAGCATTTTCAAGTTCGGGTTCATTACCAAAAATTAAATTCATTAAATAATCTTGTTGTTTAACGTTAAACACTAAAACAATAATCTTTTTATATTTAGCAAGATTTTCCTTGATAATTTCAATAACTTTGGTGCCTTCTTCCACATTCATGCTATTGTTTCAAGCTCCATTTACTTGAACAACATCAATGGCCTTGTCTTTATTTAAAGAAACTTCATAATCATCGATTACATCTAATTTAGAATCATAAAAGTGCTTTGAACTAAATGTCATTAGCGCCGCCAATTTAGAACGATAGTTTTTATTTAGTAAAATTGAGAAAACTCCACGATTACGAGCATAGGCAAGTAGTGATTCAATATGCCCAAGTTCATCTTCTTCATCAAAATTATAGGTTACCGAAAATCAACGAGTTGGTTGCATTTGTTGACTATCACCAGCTAAGATTTTTCTTTTTGCTAAGTATAAAATTGGTATACCTTTTTCTAAAAACATTTGGCTTGATTCATCAAGAATTGCATAATCAAATTCTTCTTTTTCTCACATTGAGAGATCAATTTCTGGAGTTGTAATAATTATTGGAAATAACAATTTAATAATTTCACGATATCTATGGAAAAATAGATAAGGTTTTAATTTCGCGGTACGAATCGACAAAGTAAAGTCATTATAAAGTGCTAATTGCTTACCAGAAAAGTTAGAAACAATTTCAAATTTTTTCTCTAAAATCATTTCTGAAAGAATTTTTTCGTTGTTTAATTCAATACTCTTAGACTTAATTATATTTTTATACTCATCAATAATATCAACTACCGAATCATAATTAACCTTATCAATAAATTTTAAGCATTTATCAATATCGACACTGAAAAGTGAACTGTCACTTGCTAAAATTTCAGCAACACGTTTAATTGATGAAGGATAAAATGTGAAAAAGTGAGGTTTTTTTCCTAAATTAACTTCATATAAATGTTTCATAATTGATTTTTTATCTAATAAAACCTTATTGAATTCGTATTTTAGTTCACGATCTAATAATTTTAAATTTTCAAATAGTGATTCCGAGAAATTAACATTGGTAAGAGCTGAATAAAATTGTAGAAGATTATCAATATTTGGATTGTTATGTAAGCGACTAATGGTGTCAACATAATTTTTATCCTCAAGTGAAAAAATACTAATTCCCTTTTCTGAGTTTGTTCTACTGCAGTGTTCTAATTCATAAATGTATTTTTGAAGTGGTTGATAGAATTCATCTAATTGAACATGCTTATCACTTAAAGCAAATAAGCAAAATTTAGAAATTGATTTTAAACGCTTTTTCAATACATCTAAAGCTGCTTTTTTTTGTGATACAACAAGACCAGAATAACCATGAGCTACAATATTAGCAATTAAATTACTAATTGTTTGTGATTTTCCTGTACCGGGAGGACCTCAAATTATTGTATCTTGATATAGAGCGGAAATAGTTGCACAATCCTGTGAAAAATTGGTTTTTTGAATTTTAAATAATTTAAAATGTTTATCAAAAATTACTCGTTTCACAGTTTCAACATATTTAACTTTACTAATTTTTGGATTTAAAATGTAATCAAATTCATCATTTTCGATAATTTTTTTCATTTGATTTCATAAATAGCCTGATGAAACATTATAAAATCCCAACACCATTCCTTGATGAAATTCAATAGAAGTATTGCTAATTTTATCTTGTTCTAAATCAGGAATAGCATTTTTAATTGTTTCAGGAATTTGATAAATTGGACTTCAGATTTCTTTAAAATAATTAAAAACTTCTTCCATAGTAGCATTTGAAAAATTAAAAGTATCAACATTGATCATAAATCCTTGTTGGCTTAAAAAAGTTATTAATTTACTATTAATTCTAATATCAGAACTAGATTCTAAATAAACAAGTGAATTTTCAATACGAATTGTTACTTCTTTAAAAAATAGGGGTGCAAAAATAATTTTTTTGTCAGTCTTAATTGATATAAAAAAGAATCCCAAATGTAATGGCCAAATATTTGTTTCAATATTAATGTTTTTTGCGTTATTTAAAATCTTCTTTCATTTAACGATAGATTTTTGAAATTCCGTTTCTAAATTATTTAATAAAAGTTGTTTAGCTTTTTCAAAATTATTATTTAATGCTTTAAAAATTGCATTATCAATCCGACGATTATATTCCTTAAAAATAGAAATTACTTCAAATTTATTAGTTGCAACTGCCACTTTTTCGCTAATGATGCGATTACTATTTTCTTTTAAAATGTGATTAATATGATGATGAGTATAAAAATTATCAAATGTTTCTACTCCAAAGTTTTTTAAAACATCGAAAAATTTTTCATTATCTACTGAAGAGAATAGTGATGAGTCATTAGTTTCAATGTTTTGCAAATTTGCTAAAATCGTTTGATATTTTACTTCGTTATTTTCCATTATTCAATTTCCTTTCTAATTTTTTGTTCTAAATACTTAGCTGAATTGCCAATCACTAAAGAAATTTGTTGACTTTGAAAACTAATGCCAGTAATTCCATCCAATGATTTTAAAGCTGAGCTGTCAACTTTTTTTCGATCAATAAAAGCAATTTTAACTACCTTTTGTGTAGCATTAACATCTACGATGTTGTCCTTTCCACCGATGAATTTTAAAAATTCATCATAGTCAAATGATAGTTTCTCTTGAATGCTTAAATAGTCTTTAGGTTTCTTTTGTTGATATTTTTTCTTTCAATATATACAAATAAAACCTAATGTTAATATGCATAGAAGAATGTATAAAAATTTATGCTTTTTGTTCATTTTTGCCTCATTTTTAAATTGTAATATTTCCATATAACAGGTCTTTTATAATTATATTTTATTTATTTAATAATATTACTAAAAATAACAATCGCGACATTATCATTTTTATTTTTGTAGTTTGTATTAAAATTAATTAAAGATTTAAGCAATCCAAGAAAGGGTATTAAAAATGCAAAAAAAAATAATGCTTAGTGGCATCACGGCAACAGGAAAATTAACAATTGCCAATTTCATTGGTGCAATTAAAAATATTGTCAAACTACAAGATAAATATGACAATTATGTTTTCATAGCCGACCTTCATGCTCTAACACTTCCAATCGATAAAAAAGAACTTGCTAATAATCGTCGAGATATTTTTGCTTTATTTCGCGCCTGTGGCGTTGATTTGAATAAAACAACTTTATTTTTTCAATCTGATGTTATTGAACATGGATTAATGAATTGATTAATTTTAACAAATACAAGTATCGGTGAATTATCACGAATGACACAATTTAAAGATAAATCAACGAAGATTAAAAGTGCAAATGGTATGGAAACAATTCCAACAGGGCTACTAATGTATCCAACTTTAATGGTAGCCGATATTCTACTATATAATGCTGATATTATTCCAGTTGGAATTGATCAAAAACAACATGTTGAATTAACAAGGAACTTAGCCATTAGATTAAATAATAAATATAAGACTGATTTTAAAATTCCAGAGCCTTTTATTCCTGAAATTGGGGCAAAAATTATGTCATTGACTGAACCAACTAAAAAAATGTCAAAATCAGATACTAACCAAAAATCATCAATTTATCTTTTAGACAATCCAGATGAAGCTTATAAAAAAATTATGCGCTCAGTTACTGATTCTGAAGGAAAAATTTATGTTGACGATTCAAAACCAGGCATTACAAATCTATTAAGCATTTATAGCGCAATTAAAGATATTACTCTTAAAGATGCTGAACTTGAATTTAAAGACAAAAATTACGGAGAATTAAAACAAGCAGTTGGTGAAGAAGTTAAAGCTTTATTAACAAAAATTCAAGAAAATTATTCAATTCACATCAAAAATGTAGAGCAAGAAAGTCAGATTGGAGCTTTGAAAGCTAGAAAAACTGCAAACGAAAACATGAACAAATTAATGAAAGGAATGGGACTAAGTCATGAAAGTTAATAAAAATTTAAATCATTCAACTAGTCATTTATTAGCGGCAGCGATTTTAAAATTATATCCAAATGCAAAATTAGCAATTGGACCAGCAATTGACGAAGGATTTTATTACGATTTCGAAATTGAAGAAGGAATTTTAGAGTCAGATCTACCAAGAATTGAAAAATTAATGAAGAAAATGGCTATGCAAGGATATGAGATGAAATTAGTTGATGAATCTCAATATTCATTTGATAATCAACCATATAAAAAAGAATTGCGAGATGAATTTGTTAGAGAAGGTAAAAAAATAACCTTCTATCAATACTATCATCCTAAAAATAATGAAATATTATTCACAGATCTTTGCTCAGGTGGCCATATCAGCAACACTAAAGAAATCAAACACTTTAAATTGCTATCAGTTGCCGGAGCCTATTGACGGGGAGATTCTAAAAACAAAATGTTAACGCGAATCTATGGAACCGCTTGAGAAACAGAAGATGAGTTAAAACAATATCTTGCTATTCTAGAAGAAAGAAAAGAACGTGACCATCGAAAAATTGGTAAAGAATTGGGAATTTTTACATTTAACCAATTAAGTGGACAAGGACTGCCAATTTGACTTGAAGATGGAATGAAAATTCATAACGCCATTCGTGATTATGTTTTAAAATTAGATAAAAAATTCGGATTTCAAGAAGTGCTAACTCCACATTTTGGAGAAAAAAAATTGTATGAAATTAGTGGCCACTGAGATCATTATCAAGACACAATGTTTAAACCATTAAAAATGGATAATGAAATTCTTGTGCCGCGACCAATGACATGTCCACATCATATTTTGCTTTTCAATTCATCACGCCATTCATATAAAGAATTGCCAATTAGATATTCAGAGCAATCAAGATTATATCGTTATGAAAAATCGGGAGCATTATCTGGACTTGAAAGAGTTAGATCAATGGATTTAACTGAAGGCCATGTTTTTGTTAGAATTGATCAAATTAAAGATGAATTTAAACATTTATATAAAATGATTGTCCAAGCATTAAATGATTTCAAAATTGAGATTGATCATATTTCACTTTCATTACGTGATCCTAATAATAGTGAAAAATTCTTTAGCGATGATGAAATGTGAAACCATGCAGAAAATGATTTACGTGATGTACTAAATGAGTTAAAAATTGAATACAAAGAGTTCATTGGAGAAGCTGCTTTTTATGGACCTAAAATTGATATTCAAATTAAAACTGCTTTGAATAAAATTATTACAATGTCAACACTACAATTAGATTTTCTTCTTCCAATGAGATTTAATATGAAATATGTTGATGATAATGAAGAAATGAAAGTTCCAGTATTAATTCATCGTGGATTAATTGGCACATATGAGAGATTTATTGCCACATTGCTTGAGCAAACAAAAGGTGTTTTACCTTATTGATTGAGCCCACATCAAGTAACAATTATGCCTATCAATAGTGAATTAAATGAACATTGCCAAAAACTATATGAAGAATTATTAGACCTTGATATTAATGTTAATGTTGATTTACGAAATGAAAGAATTAACCGTAAAATTAGGGATGCTCAAATTCAAAAAACTAAATTTATTGTTGTTATTGGAGCAGAAGAGCAAAAAAATGATACAGTATCAGTTAGAGAATACGGTTCTGAAAAAAGCCAAATATTTACAAAACATGATTTTATTAAAAAACTATTAGAACTTAAACATATGAAATAATTAACACAGCAAAAATTAAGTGCGACTTATAAAAAAGTCCCTTATTTTTTATTTAATACAAAACACATTCTTCAATAAAAATAAAGGTTTTTTCTATAAATTTTATTGATTGTGTGAATTTAAATTAAATAAAATTGCTATAAATTATTTTTCTAATAATATTGTCTTTTTGTAAATTTATAGAATAAAAAACATCAAACACTGACATTAATTGCGTGTTTGATGTTTACGTTAAATTTAGGTTAAATAACATTTGTAACATTTAGAATTATTAAGATTAAATTTACTAATGCTATAATGATTAAAAGTGAAAGAGCAACTTTTATTCCGGTATTTTTTTGATTATAACGTCTTTGATGGTAGTGATGAATGTGCTCTTCTTTTGTCATCATCATATCATCTTTCATCATAGAATCATCATCAGACATCATATGATCTTCTTCTTTATCCATATTTGACTCTTGTGACATCATGTCATTTTCTTTCATCATAGGTTCTTCTTCCATCATCATAGAATCATCAGACATCATATGATCTTCTTCCATCATAGTTTTTTCAGTAGCGAATCCTTCCACTGTTTTCATCATTGTCTCAGACATTTGGCCATCGCTTGATAAATTGTAGTAAACATCTAATTTACCTTCATATGGTTTTAGATCTAAAATTGTTACATCAAATTTAGATTCGTATTCCACGTCATCTTTCATAACATCTGTTGACATTTTAGATTCTTTATCTGGAACATCAAATGTAATTTCATTAGCTTCTTCTTCTAATTCTTTCATTAGCATCATTTTTTTCGAAGGTTTTTTAGTTGATTTTTCCACTAAATTTTCTTTTTCAATGTAGCTAATTGCATCTTGATTTTCAACGTTCTTCTCTTTAACGTGTTCGATGATTAGACGAGCTTTTTCAAGTCCTACACTACCACGATAAGCGGCATCACGGTGGAATCATACTCTTGTTTCATTTTCTGATTGTTCGGATACACGAACATACTCAGCAAGTGCGTCGGTGAATTCAGCGAAATTTCCTGAGATTTTTTTATTAGCTTTTTTAAAATTAAAAGATATATTTCTATTTTTATCGAAAGCTTCCGAAATGTAATATTTGTCCAATAATTTTTTTTGTTTTTTCTTCATTTTTTCTCCATTAAATTTATATATAGAATAATATTATTTTAACAAAAAAATAGTCAACAAAAAAAATAACATGGTTTTTTGTACTAACATTCATGTTATTTAGTAGTCAATGTTAATTTATTGTTTACATTCGATTAAAAGATTCACAATGTTTTCAATATCTTTTGAATCTAAAATTGCTGGTAAATTTTTAATAATTTTATTCATTTCATAATCAAGATTATCAATAGTTACATAAGACATATAAGGCTTAAGATTCACAATTAATGGTGTTGTTTCTTTATAGAAAACCATAATTCCGATTATTGGGGTATTTGGTGGTAAAATTGCCGCTAGTTTTTCCATATCTTCGCCCAATTCAATTGTAGCATTTGGAAATATATAATCTCTTTTACTGCCTTTAATATGTCATTCACGTTGAAGAGCATCTCCATCAATATGGCCATCTTCAATATAATTGGCTTTAAATAAGACAACCGAACCGGGACTAATTAAAATATTTCCCAATTGAAATTTTTCTTTAGTTTTGAGATTTTTATATAATGAGGGTTTAACTCATTTAGTATTAAAATTTTCGTTTAATGTTTTCAGTATTTCAACGCCGATTTCTTCTTCAAATTTCTGATTTTTTTTCGATTTACTTAAATTACCTTTATGAATAAAAAAACCAATTATAAACATTATTATTACAAATCCAATAAATAAAAATAACCCCAAAATAATTCCGATGATATAAATTCCGTCCATTTTAATCCTACCTTTATGTAAATTTGTGTGCGTTCATTGTTTTTCTAATATGTTTATAATCGGGAAATTCTTTGCTAACAATTTTCCAAAACCGAGCAGAGTGATTTGCCTCAAGAAAATGAGCGATTTCATGCGCTGCCACATATCTAATACACTTTATATTATAGAATATTAAATATTTAGAAACTGAAATTATATTTTTTAATAAATAATTTGTTGCTCAAGCAGATGATTTGGTTGATATTTTTATTTTTGATGACAAACTTCTATTAAGAAATTTCTCTGAATAGTAGTTAGCTCAATAACTAAAAATTTTTTCAAGTTTTTCTGATAAATTATTTCAAATTGTTTTTTTAATGTAGTTTTCATCGTGTTTGGTAATTGGAATAATTTCAATTTCATCATTAAAATATATTTGAAGATAATTATTAATAATTTTAAAATAAGATAACTTTCCAAGATAATAAAAACTTTGATCAGTTCAATTAATGTCAAGCAGTGGTCTAACATCTTGTTTTTTAGTGGATTGAGTTAATTTTAAAATAGCGGTGTTAAGAAAATTATTTAATTGTTCAGTATTTAAATAATGAATTGGTGTAGAGAGAATTAATTTATTATCGCGTAGAGATAAATAAATATTTTTATTATTTGTAAATCTCACATAAATGTTAAATTCCTTATCATTAATTTTATATGCTAAAACATCATCAATTTTTTTCATAATATAATTTTAGTAAAAAATGAAAACTATTTATGATTTAGCTAATTTGTTTGCTTTTGAATAAAAAGAATAAAAAAATGATTTTTTATTATAAAATATTAATTGCTAATTATTATTGCAAGAAAGGCAAACCAATGGCAAATATTAAATCAAAACAAAAAGCAATATTATCTAACGAAAAAGCGCGTGTTCGCAACTCAGCTATCAAATCTTCAGTTAAAACTGCAATTAAAAAGGCAAAATTAGCCGCACAGTCAAAAGATCCTAAGGCAAATGATTTATTTGCTAAAGCACATCATGAAATTGATAAAGCTGTTTCTAAAGGTGTTTTACACCAAAACAATGGTGCTAGAAAAGCAAGCCGTTTAGATGCGTTTATTGCGAAAAATAGATAATTGAAATTTGTATAATTACTAAAAATTAATAAAAGCCCGCTTATGGGCTTTTTTTCATATCTTGCTATTTTTTAGGATATTTATTAATTTTGATATGAGTAGGTTTATTGATTTTAAACACTAAACTATATTCCCCTTTTTGACTATCCAAACGAATTTGTTTAAGGACATCAGCCGGGTTACCTTCATAGGTTTTTTCATAAAGTTTAGTCATCTCCTTAATTAAAAATAACCTAACTTTATCGCCAAAAACTAAATCAAAATCAGCAATCGTTGCTTCAAGTTTATGTGGTGAAACATAACAAACATATGTGCCGAAATCAAGTGATTTTAAATAATTTTGTCTAGCCTGAGTTTTGTCTTTTAAAAAACCAATAAAGCTAAATTCTGAACTAAAATTAGCTTTGATAACAGCATGAATTAAAGCTGTTGGTCCGCCTATGACTTCAACTTCAATATTATTTATTTTGGCTAAATTAATAATCTCAAATCCTGGATCAGAAATACATGGCATCCCTGCATCTGAAATGAGCGAAACTTTTTGATGATCTAAAATCATATTAATAATTTTTGGAGCCAAAGTTTTTTCATTATAGTTGTGATATGAAATTAATTTTTTATTAATAATGTCATAATGTCGTAGTAGCTTTTGACTCACTCTCGTATCTTCACATAAGATAATGTCAGATGCTTTTAAAGTATTCAGCGCCCTTATACTAATATCTTCTAAATTTCCAATTGGAGTGCCAACAATAAAGATTTTATTTGCCATAAATTTTCTCGATTTTAATTAAAAAATTAGATTTTTGTAGAGGGAAATTCACATTAGTTTTTAGGGTTTTATACATAGCTTTTAAACATTCTATGATTTCGTCAATTTTTGAACTGTTATTGATAGTTTTAGCGTCTTTTAAAGATAAAATGGTTAAATTTGTTGTTAAATTATTGCTAATCTTAGCTAAATCTTCGTAAATAAAAATCATAAAAACTAAAAGAAAATTTGCGAGATCTTTATCAAAATGTTTTAATAAAAAATATAGAAATGATTCAGGCTTTGAAAATGATGATATTATAGCTGATTTCAAATTTTTTAGCAATGTATTTAATTTTTCATGATCATCTAAATTATATTTATTCGCATATACTAAAATAAAATCCTTAATTGAATTAATTTTAGTCAAATTAGTTTTAATATTAATAATAAAAGCTCGTGATCTAATTGTTTTTAGCACTTTATTCATTTGATTAGTGGTCATGATTACAATCGTGTGTGTTGGAGGATTTTCTAAAAATTTTAGTAAACTATTAAGACTTTGAGGAGTTCCATTTTCAATATTTTTGATAATTAAAATCTTAAATTTGTGATGGTTTGACAAATTGCTTTTAAATGCTCAAAGCATTGCCTCAGCAATAGCTTCCTTTGTTATTAATTGATTACTTTCATTGACACATAAATATAAATCCTTAAATTTAAGTTCAGAAAATTGATTAAATTTTTCACCATTAATTGTATTGATAAATGAAATAATATATTCATCGAAATCATTGGTAACTAATTGTGAAAATAAATAAACCTGCTGAAGTTTATTTTCTTTGATTGAATTATTAATAATTTTTAAAAATTCATTACTTACAATCATTAGATAATTTTTTGATCCGACAAAACAGCAATAAATCTTTCAAATAATTCATCAATTGAACAATTAGCGTCAATAATGCAATATTTCTTAGCATCCTTACTAACTGTTTTTAAATAAGCTTCACGCAGATTTGTATAATAATTAAGATCAAGATTTTCCAATCTATCCATTGACTTTCCACTTTCTTTTAATCTTTGAATTGAAATTTCCGGTAACAGATCAAAGAAAATTATAAAATCCGGATGTGTATTATCGGTAGCTATTTCATTAATCATTTTTACCTTTGATACTCCAATATTTCCTAATATTCCTTGATAAACATATGATGATGTTCAATAACGATCTGAAATAACATTTTTGCCCGATTCCAATGCTGGTCATATACCTTTTTCTAAGTTAATTCTCCGACTTGTAGCAAAAAGTAAGGCGTCAACCATTGGACTAAATTCATTACCATTTTCTAAAATTAAGTCACGTATTTTTTCAGCTTCTTTTGAAAAACTACTTCCTGGTTCTCTTGTAAAGACAAAATCTTTTTGTTTTTTATTTTTTTTCAAATATTCTTCAAATTTTTTCAGAATAGTTGTTTTTCCAGCTCCATCCATTCCTTCTATAGCTATAAATTTTCCACGATTTGTTTTCATATTTCCTTCTTTTATATTTTAGTTTTATTAATCAAAGATTGTTTTAATGTAACTGGATCAACATATTCAACTTGAACTCCAAGCGGAATTCCCATTGAAAGCTGATATGCGTTATCAAAATTAATTTTATCCTTAAGAATTTTTTTAATAAATTGTGTTGTGAATTGCCCTTCGACTGTAGCAGATAAAGCAATCACAATTTCTGAAACATTTTTAGCAACAATTAATAATTTCTCTAGATTGCGATTAAATTTTTCATTGCTTTTTTTTAAATCATACAACTCTTCAATAACGAAGTATCTTCCTTTATAAATTTCTAATGCTTCAAATTTTTTTAAATCTTCTTGACTTAGAACTACCATCAATTTTTTTTCGCGAAATTTATCATCGCAAATGTCACAAGTATCTTTCTCTGAATATGCATTACAATTTTGACATTTTTTGATTTTACTTTTTAGGCTTTTAATTAATTGATAAATATGCTCTAATTTTTCAATGTCATTTTCCAAGAAATAGCCAATAATTTTTTGAGATTGACGTTTTGTAATTCCGGGAATTGCTTTCAGTAGCAATTCGATCTCTTCTTCAGTTTTCATTTTAGAATGGAAGTCCACCACCAGCGTATTTAGCATTTATTTGTTCATATTCTTCTTCAATTGCATCAATCGCTTCATTAACCGCAATTAAAACTAAATCTTGTAGTAATTCTGGATCTTCTGGGTCGATTAACGCTGGGTTGATTTCTACTTTAGTAATTTTTCTTGTTCCCAACATGGTAATTTTTATTCCTTGTTTTTCAATAACAAATTCTTTTTTAGCAATCAATTGTTCTTCTTTTTCTAATTCGCCTTGAATTCTTTTTGCTTTTTTTAGCATTTCGTTAATATTGTTCATGTTTTCTCCTAATTATTTTTTAATTTTAAATTTTTCACCGAATGTTTCCATAGCTCAATCAATATTTGATGATGTTTCATCATAACGCTTAGATAAATCTTCTAATTCTTTAACCTCACGTCTTTTCAATTCTTCTTTATTGTTAACTCAATAATTTTTAGCTTCTTCAATTTGCTTCTCAGTTATCGCAAATAGGTGAACATAACGGTTAAAAATTTTATATGAAGCCTTAATTAAATTATCATGATAAGCATGTCGATTTAAATCAAAAACCTTATCGTCAAGTGATGAATTAAATAATATAAAATCATTTGATGAAAAAATAATTTTAAAATTGCTCAAAATATCTTTTGCTTGTTTATCATCATCGGAATTTGAGAGCTTAGAATCAATTAAACTATACTCAATTGTATCATTATATGTTAAATTAGCATTCTCATATCCAGGTTTTTTCATTTTACAATATTGCTTAATTAATAAACAGTCAATAATTTGATCCAAACTAATTCTATCAGCTCCCATAATTTCATTATTTTTAACTATATTCTTATTCTCAAAGTTGTCTACATCATAATTATCAGATACAATTGCGTCATTAATTTGAGCATTTTCCAATTCAATTGTTGTATCAGAAAGTAAAATTTCAGCTGTTTTTTCCAAAATATCATCAACATTGACTTCTTCTATTTTTAAGTCATCATAATTTTTTTTATCGTTATAAGTATTGGCAATCGATGATAAATTAAATTTGGAATTTAGTTCTTCTTGTTCTAATGAAGTTTTTTTGATAATTTTTTCAGTAGTTTTTTTTAACTCCTCGCGAAAATAATCAATTGGTTTTTTATCTAAATTAATATTTGATTGTTGAGATTCTGATTTCACCATTTTCATTAAACACAACTCAAATGTTTGTTTAGGAAAATCAGAATATTTTATTTCTTTTAATGAAACTAGAATAATATCGAGAAATTCATAAGCACGACTTATATTACTAATTTTTATTTCATTAATTTTATCTTCACTAAGCTCCTCAACCAAACGCATACTATTAGTCTTTTTATAAAGAATGAAATCCTTTAAGATATCGACAATTTGATTTAAAAGTCGAGAAATATCAATTCCCTGTTCTAATAAAGAATTAGCAAATGTTAACAATTCTTCTAAA
The sequence above is a segment of the [Mycoplasma] phocae genome. Coding sequences within it:
- the dnaX gene encoding DNA polymerase III subunit gamma/tau, translating into MSLSDKYLALYRQYRPQKFDEIKGQEHIVKTLKNIILNHKIGHAYLFCGPHGNGKTSTAKVFANTINCMHNDEILIPCQECIVNIDRNLDIIEIDAASNTGIDDIRELREKVKHMPTNSKYKIYIIDEVHMLSKGAFNALLKTLEEPPEHIIFILATTDPQKIPLTILSRVQRFNFKKMELNVLISEIKNIFDKENIVADLDAIELICKLGNGSFRDTLSLADQISIYCANEKITKAAVEDLFAISNSDNVIQLINLAATNNLEELLTFANSLLEQGIDISRLLNQIVDILKDFILYKKTNSMRLVEELSEDKINEIKISNISRAYEFLDIILVSLKEIKYSDFPKQTFELCLMKMVKSESQQSNINLDKKPIDYFREELKKTTEKIIKKTSLEQEELNSKFNLSSIANTYNDKKNYDDLKIEEVNVDDILEKTAEILLSDTTIELENAQINDAIVSDNYDVDNFENKNIVKNNEIMGADRISLDQIIDCLLIKQYCKMKKPGYENANLTYNDTIEYSLIDSKLSNSDDDKQAKDILSNFKIIFSSNDFILFNSSLDDKVFDLNRHAYHDNLIKASYKIFNRYVHLFAITEKQIEEAKNYWVNNKEELKRREVKELEDLSKRYDETSSNIDWAMETFGEKFKIKK